One segment of Methylotenera versatilis 79 DNA contains the following:
- a CDS encoding PTS sugar transporter subunit IIA has protein sequence MIGLLIIAHGNLGESLIHCASHVLGKRPPQLEALEVATNDDPSVLLPQAQQLVKSLNTGDGVLVLSDMYGATPCNMVLKLLTPNLVEGVAGVNLPMLVRVLNYRESSIKTCMEKAISGGREGVVRFTEISCEHYHVANRK, from the coding sequence ATGATTGGACTTTTAATTATCGCGCATGGTAATTTGGGTGAAAGCCTGATTCACTGTGCTAGCCATGTATTAGGCAAACGGCCGCCGCAATTGGAGGCGTTAGAGGTTGCGACCAATGACGACCCTAGCGTGTTATTGCCACAAGCACAGCAATTGGTTAAATCGCTGAATACTGGCGATGGTGTATTAGTGCTGTCGGACATGTATGGCGCGACGCCATGTAATATGGTACTTAAATTGCTAACACCCAACCTGGTTGAAGGCGTTGCAGGCGTTAATTTACCAATGTTAGTGCGTGTACTCAACTATCGTGAATCCAGCATTAAAACATGCATGGAAAAAGCCATTAGTGGCGGGCGCGAAGGAGTGGTGCGTTTTACCGAAATCAGTTGTGAACATTATCATGTAGCAAATCGAAAATAA
- the rapZ gene encoding RNase adapter RapZ: MQIIIVTGLSGSGKSIVLRALEDNRFYCIDNLPATLLPHISQHLNAIHHNKVAISIDSRSAALEALPKAIESLKADGNQVQVWFLESAAETLVKRFSETRRKHPLSNESTTLAESIAKERELLAGVAELGHHIDTSNLSANALRNHIRDLLKQDNSTDEPSSRGLVLLFTSFGFKNGIPLDADFVFDVRSLPNPHYDAVLKPLTGKDLPVQEFLAKQPAVIEMLADIQHYVEKWLPSFNQDNRSYLTVAIGCTGGQHRSVYFVEQLALYFAGAHFKQHANLTHRQQVITRHRELD; the protein is encoded by the coding sequence ATGCAGATTATTATTGTGACAGGTCTTTCTGGCTCAGGTAAAAGTATTGTCTTGCGCGCATTAGAAGACAACAGGTTTTATTGCATCGATAATTTGCCCGCCACTTTATTGCCCCATATTTCACAGCACCTTAATGCGATCCATCATAATAAAGTCGCCATCAGTATCGATAGTCGCAGTGCAGCATTAGAAGCTTTACCCAAAGCGATTGAAAGCCTGAAGGCTGATGGCAATCAAGTGCAAGTGTGGTTTTTAGAGTCCGCTGCCGAAACTTTGGTAAAACGTTTTTCAGAAACGCGTCGTAAACATCCGTTAAGTAACGAAAGCACGACATTGGCCGAAAGTATCGCCAAAGAACGCGAACTGCTAGCTGGTGTTGCAGAGCTTGGTCATCATATCGATACCAGCAACTTAAGTGCTAATGCATTACGCAACCATATACGCGATCTGCTCAAGCAAGATAACAGCACGGATGAGCCGAGTAGCCGCGGCTTAGTTTTACTATTTACTTCTTTTGGTTTTAAAAATGGTATTCCGTTGGATGCGGATTTTGTGTTTGATGTGCGCAGTTTACCTAATCCACATTACGATGCAGTTTTAAAACCATTAACAGGCAAAGATTTGCCTGTACAGGAATTTTTAGCAAAACAGCCTGCAGTCATTGAAATGCTGGCAGATATTCAGCATTATGTAGAAAAGTGGTTGCCGAGTTTTAACCAAGATAATCGCAGCTATTTGACGGTGGCGATTGGTTGCACTGGCGGGCAGCATCGTTCTGTGTATTTTGTAGAGCAATTGGCCTTATATTTTGCGGGCGCACATTTTAAACAGCACGCGAATTTGACACATAGACAACAAGTGATTACTCGGCATCGTGAGCTTGATTAA
- the hprK gene encoding HPr(Ser) kinase/phosphatase: MAQINVAELFKETRLKLKLHWIAGLDGGNNQLNSEKVTKPSLALIGHLNFVHPNRVQVLGCAEMDYLNSLSIIAMQQAITNLYATDLAAVVVANGEKAPKELISAANTHHIPLFTSTMQSPQLMDLLSHYLKLAMAETISLHGVFIEVQGFGVLIKGDAAIGKSELALELITRGHRLVADDIVDFFKISPERIEGRCPSLLQDFLEVRGLGILNIRALFGDNAVKPTKPLDLIIQLELADTLNPLKLDRLNAKTQHERVLEVEIPKVNIPIAAGRNIAVLLEVAVRNHMLLLRGINATKQFSQRQKQMMQKASLENANLKRINSQSADTESAEPKSSLKSAPKLKLKQAK; encoded by the coding sequence ATGGCTCAAATTAACGTAGCCGAACTCTTCAAGGAAACCCGCCTCAAGCTCAAACTCCACTGGATTGCAGGGCTTGATGGCGGCAATAACCAACTCAATTCCGAAAAAGTCACTAAGCCTTCTCTGGCTTTAATTGGCCATCTCAATTTCGTACATCCTAACCGTGTGCAGGTGTTGGGTTGCGCTGAAATGGACTATCTAAATAGTCTGAGCATTATTGCGATGCAGCAAGCTATTACTAATTTATACGCAACCGATTTAGCCGCAGTTGTCGTTGCAAATGGTGAAAAAGCGCCGAAAGAATTAATTTCAGCAGCCAATACTCACCATATTCCATTATTCACTTCCACCATGCAAAGCCCGCAGTTAATGGATTTATTAAGCCATTATTTAAAACTTGCGATGGCAGAAACCATCAGTTTGCATGGCGTTTTTATAGAAGTACAAGGTTTTGGCGTGCTAATTAAAGGTGATGCTGCGATTGGTAAAAGCGAGTTAGCGCTAGAGCTTATTACACGCGGACATCGTTTGGTAGCAGATGATATTGTCGATTTTTTTAAAATATCACCGGAACGCATTGAGGGTCGTTGCCCATCGTTATTACAAGATTTTTTGGAAGTACGTGGTTTAGGTATTCTTAATATTCGTGCACTTTTTGGTGATAATGCAGTGAAGCCAACCAAGCCGCTGGATTTGATTATTCAGTTGGAATTAGCGGATACATTGAATCCACTTAAGCTCGATAGACTGAATGCCAAAACGCAGCATGAGCGCGTGTTGGAAGTAGAGATTCCAAAGGTGAATATACCGATTGCGGCGGGACGCAACATTGCGGTATTGCTGGAAGTTGCTGTGCGCAACCACATGTTGTTATTAAGAGGCATCAATGCAACGAAACAGTTTAGTCAGCGTCAAAAGCAAATGATGCAAAAAGCCAGTTTAGAAAATGCCAATTTAAAAAGAATTAACAGTCAAAGCGCTGATACTGAAAGTGCTGAGCCAAAATCCAGTCTTAAATCAGCCCCAAAATTAAAGCTTAAGCAGGCAAAGTAA
- the hpf gene encoding ribosome hibernation-promoting factor, HPF/YfiA family, translating to MNLQLTGHHLEITPAMREYVQSKLVRIRNHFDHVIDVKVTMSVEKLAQKVEATLHVPGNDLHAECIDENMYSAIDMLTDKLDRQVLKHKEKHGSHHKANGAVKHQDIGQHPSIDENPTLN from the coding sequence ATGAATTTACAATTAACTGGGCATCACTTAGAAATTACACCTGCAATGCGCGAATATGTGCAGAGCAAACTCGTTAGAATTCGCAATCACTTCGATCATGTGATTGACGTTAAAGTTACCATGAGTGTAGAAAAGCTCGCTCAAAAAGTAGAGGCTACATTACACGTACCCGGCAATGATTTACACGCTGAGTGCATCGATGAGAATATGTATAGCGCGATTGATATGTTGACAGACAAACTAGACCGCCAAGTTCTCAAACATAAAGAAAAACACGGCAGTCATCATAAAGCGAATGGTGCTGTTAAACATCAAGATATAGGTCAACATCCGTCTATTGATGAAAATCCAACTCTTAACTAA
- a CDS encoding RNA polymerase factor sigma-54, producing the protein MKQNLQLRMSQNLALTPQLQQSIRLLQLSSLELNQELDVILQENPLLELVDGEDGEADAGFDDSVLQKNNDNDNLDADGKQAADVDEPDAFNSLDYQETSTTNSQENTESIDAPQESSAGEDFSATDFDENYEEYGSASNWDEGGRQNNSDDDDGDYTRQEIVSASLREHLLSQLKLMPLSDRDQTLVLLLIDSINEDGYLEESLADMAELLPEELEIELLELETALKLIQHLDPPGLGATNLQECLLLQLNVLPKETDFLNIAKIIVQQHLAVLANKDFAKLRKLLNCDDIALKGAQTLIKQQNPRPGSDFAQLSRDHFIQHEVLVKKVKGIWIATLNDGVIPKLRINQLYADILKRNRENSNQYLQTQMQEAKWMIKNIQQRFSTILRVSQAIVDRQRNFFEHGEIAMRPLVLREIAEELELHESTISRVTTHKYMLTPRGVFELKYFFGSHVATDAGGSASATAIRALIKQLVAEETPKKPLSDNQITDILAKQGIIVARRTIAKYRESLNIPPANLRKSL; encoded by the coding sequence ATGAAGCAAAATCTACAACTTAGAATGTCGCAAAATTTGGCGTTAACGCCGCAATTGCAGCAATCAATTCGTTTGCTGCAATTATCGAGCCTTGAGCTAAATCAAGAGCTAGATGTGATTTTGCAAGAGAATCCATTGTTAGAGCTGGTCGATGGCGAAGATGGTGAGGCAGATGCAGGTTTCGACGATAGTGTATTGCAAAAAAATAACGATAATGACAACTTGGATGCTGATGGCAAACAAGCCGCCGATGTTGATGAACCAGATGCTTTTAATAGTTTAGATTATCAAGAAACCAGCACGACTAACTCCCAAGAAAACACAGAATCGATTGATGCGCCGCAAGAATCCAGTGCAGGAGAAGATTTTTCAGCAACTGATTTTGATGAAAATTACGAAGAATATGGCAGCGCGAGTAACTGGGATGAAGGCGGGCGTCAGAATAATAGTGACGATGATGATGGCGACTACACGCGACAAGAAATCGTCTCAGCTAGTTTGCGCGAGCATTTATTAAGCCAGCTTAAGTTAATGCCTTTATCTGATCGCGATCAGACACTGGTGCTGTTATTAATTGATAGCATCAACGAAGATGGTTATTTAGAAGAGTCATTGGCTGACATGGCAGAATTATTGCCAGAAGAGCTTGAAATTGAATTGCTAGAGCTAGAAACTGCGCTAAAACTGATTCAGCATTTGGATCCGCCAGGTTTAGGGGCAACCAATTTACAAGAGTGCCTACTGTTGCAGCTCAATGTGCTGCCAAAAGAAACTGACTTTTTGAACATTGCCAAAATCATTGTTCAACAACATTTAGCGGTATTGGCAAATAAGGATTTCGCTAAGTTACGTAAATTGCTGAATTGCGATGATATCGCCTTAAAAGGCGCACAAACTTTAATCAAACAGCAAAATCCGCGCCCAGGTAGCGATTTTGCGCAACTCAGTCGCGATCACTTTATTCAGCATGAAGTGCTGGTTAAAAAAGTGAAAGGCATTTGGATTGCAACGTTAAATGATGGCGTGATTCCTAAACTACGTATTAACCAATTGTACGCAGACATTTTGAAGCGCAATCGCGAAAATTCGAATCAATATCTGCAAACGCAAATGCAAGAAGCCAAATGGATGATTAAAAATATCCAGCAGCGTTTCTCTACTATTTTGCGCGTTAGCCAAGCGATTGTTGATCGCCAACGTAATTTTTTTGAGCATGGTGAAATCGCCATGCGGCCACTCGTTTTGCGTGAGATCGCAGAAGAGCTTGAGTTGCATGAATCGACTATTTCACGCGTAACAACGCATAAGTATATGCTCACTCCGCGCGGTGTTTTTGAACTGAAATATTTCTTTGGGAGCCATGTAGCAACTGATGCTGGCGGCTCTGCTTCTGCCACGGCGATTCGTGCGCTGATTAAACAATTGGTCGCAGAAGAAACGCCTAAAAAGCCATTGTCAGATAATCAAATCACCGATATTTTGGCGAAACAAGGCATTATTGTCGCGCGCCGGACTATCGCAAAATATCGCGAATCGCTGAATATTCCGCCAGCGAATTTACGCAAATCGCTTTAA
- the lptB gene encoding LPS export ABC transporter ATP-binding protein, protein MSELVVEHLRKSYKTRTVVQDISLQINSGEVVGLLGPNGAGKTTSFYMIVGLVMLDAGRILLNGKDLSRMPIHSRARMGLAYLPQEPSIFRKLTVTENILAILELQNLTEDEKNTQLESLLQELHITHIRNSSAISLSGGERRRVEIARCLATNPSFILLDEPFAGIDPIAVLDIQKIIRFLSSKNIGVLITDHNVRETLGICDRAYIVNDGTVFASGHPAEIVNNEAVREVYLGKDFRL, encoded by the coding sequence ATGAGCGAACTCGTTGTAGAACATCTACGGAAGTCTTATAAAACACGCACAGTGGTGCAAGATATTTCGCTGCAAATCAATAGTGGCGAAGTGGTGGGTTTGCTTGGGCCAAATGGCGCGGGTAAGACAACGAGCTTTTACATGATTGTCGGATTGGTAATGTTGGATGCGGGACGTATTTTGCTGAATGGCAAAGATTTAAGTCGCATGCCGATTCACAGCCGTGCGCGCATGGGCTTGGCTTATTTGCCGCAAGAGCCATCTATTTTTCGTAAGTTAACCGTAACCGAAAATATATTGGCTATTTTAGAGCTGCAAAATCTAACTGAAGATGAAAAAAATACGCAGCTGGAGTCTTTATTGCAAGAGTTGCATATCACGCATATTCGCAACAGTTCGGCAATCAGTTTGTCTGGCGGTGAGCGCCGTCGGGTTGAGATTGCGCGCTGTTTAGCCACCAATCCTAGTTTTATTTTATTAGATGAACCTTTTGCTGGTATCGACCCAATCGCGGTTTTAGATATTCAAAAGATTATTCGTTTTTTAAGCAGCAAAAATATTGGTGTATTGATTACAGACCATAACGTGCGCGAAACTTTAGGTATTTGCGACCGCGCTTATATTGTAAATGACGGTACGGTGTTTGCGTCTGGGCATCCTGCAGAAATTGTAAATAACGAAGCAGTGCGGGAAGTGTATTTAGGGAAAGATTTCAGGCTCTAG
- the lptA gene encoding lipopolysaccharide transport periplasmic protein LptA, which translates to MGFCLSLFTSLHAMAESADRDKPIELEADTVTVNDAKKTSTYTGKVILTQGTLIIHADKLIVREDKEGFQHSTSTGNPTTFKQKSEGKDEYIQGSGQRIEYDGRMDKVQLYTRAWVKRGEDIVHGDYISYDANAEYAEVIGGVKSEGSGSSTGRVKAIIQPKNKPAAIPNDKPANDKSSELKINTNPPPRVDKVLRFSNTSEATSKPESQSN; encoded by the coding sequence ATGGGTTTTTGCTTAAGCTTGTTCACAAGCTTGCACGCAATGGCAGAATCGGCAGATCGCGATAAACCGATTGAGCTTGAAGCGGATACCGTTACGGTGAATGACGCAAAAAAAACCAGCACCTATACGGGAAAAGTGATTTTAACGCAGGGCACACTGATTATTCATGCAGATAAGTTGATTGTGCGTGAAGACAAAGAGGGTTTTCAGCACAGTACGTCGACTGGCAATCCAACCACTTTTAAGCAAAAAAGTGAGGGTAAAGATGAGTATATACAAGGCAGCGGTCAGCGCATTGAATATGATGGCCGTATGGACAAAGTGCAGTTGTACACGCGCGCATGGGTAAAGCGTGGCGAAGATATCGTGCATGGCGATTACATCAGTTATGACGCCAACGCTGAATATGCAGAAGTGATTGGTGGCGTGAAATCTGAAGGCAGTGGTTCATCTACGGGTCGCGTTAAAGCGATTATTCAGCCGAAAAATAAACCCGCCGCCATTCCAAATGATAAGCCGGCAAATGATAAATCCTCTGAATTGAAAATCAACACGAATCCGCCGCCCAGAGTGGATAAGGTTTTAAGGTTTAGCAATACGTCTGAGGCGACTAGCAAACCTGAGTCTCAATCAAACTAA
- the lptC gene encoding LPS export ABC transporter periplasmic protein LptC produces MLTRSALFFPLVLAVLLALLTFWINQTVEQQGPKIDGSNRHDPDYTMHNFVTTQTDATGRLSYILAATEMLHYPDDDSTVLQRPRFTQYTLDKPYTQIEGLHGYVSSNGEQVTLVNNVKVVRQAFEGKGEMQVLTEKLLIFPKNDLVKTDAPVRITQAPKTVITGVGMIYDKKEQTVTLLNRVKVHYERPPVVVPKQVTAPKNVKVKPAKTSKIAPKKSASAKLTGAKSAKKVK; encoded by the coding sequence ATGTTGACACGTTCGGCATTATTTTTTCCGTTGGTGTTGGCTGTGTTACTGGCCTTGCTGACGTTTTGGATCAACCAAACGGTAGAGCAGCAAGGCCCTAAAATTGATGGCAGTAATCGACATGACCCCGATTACACCATGCATAATTTTGTGACCACGCAAACCGATGCGACAGGTAGATTGAGTTACATATTGGCTGCGACAGAAATGCTGCATTATCCAGATGATGACAGCACGGTCTTACAGCGGCCGCGTTTTACGCAATACACGCTAGATAAGCCATATACGCAAATTGAAGGTTTGCATGGATATGTTTCGAGCAATGGCGAGCAGGTGACATTGGTTAATAATGTTAAAGTGGTGCGCCAGGCGTTTGAAGGCAAAGGCGAGATGCAAGTGTTAACGGAAAAGCTACTGATTTTTCCTAAAAACGATTTAGTAAAAACCGACGCGCCAGTGAGGATTACACAAGCACCAAAAACCGTGATTACTGGAGTTGGCATGATTTACGATAAAAAAGAGCAAACCGTGACTTTGCTGAATCGGGTAAAAGTACATTATGAACGGCCGCCAGTTGTTGTGCCAAAACAAGTGACTGCACCAAAAAATGTCAAAGTAAAGCCAGCAAAAACCAGTAAGATAGCACCTAAAAAATCGGCCAGTGCGAAATTGACTGGTGCTAAAAGTGCTAAAAAAGTAAAGTGA
- a CDS encoding KdsC family phosphatase — MSEIILSEFASTGFATKVSPEVLARAKKIKVVIFDVDGVMTDGGLTIGDDGQEYKTFHSHDGLGMKLLKKTGVQMAIITGRTSDVVTKRSESTGIAHFYQGVEDKLAAFNDLIAKLNITAEEAAFMGDDVVDVPPMLRCGLAVTVPAAPDSVKSRSHYITQRGGGRGAVRELCELIMQAQGTLDAQMAPFFAK; from the coding sequence ATGTCTGAAATTATCTTGTCTGAATTTGCCTCTACTGGATTTGCAACTAAAGTATCACCAGAAGTTTTAGCGCGCGCAAAAAAAATCAAAGTAGTGATTTTCGATGTGGATGGCGTGATGACCGATGGCGGTTTAACCATTGGCGATGACGGGCAAGAATATAAAACCTTTCATTCACATGACGGTTTGGGTATGAAATTGCTTAAAAAAACTGGCGTGCAAATGGCGATTATAACTGGACGCACTTCGGATGTGGTCACAAAACGTTCAGAAAGCACGGGCATTGCGCATTTTTATCAAGGTGTAGAAGATAAATTGGCCGCGTTTAATGACTTGATTGCCAAGCTGAATATTACGGCTGAAGAAGCTGCCTTTATGGGCGATGATGTCGTCGACGTGCCGCCAATGTTGCGCTGTGGTTTGGCAGTGACGGTGCCTGCTGCGCCAGACTCTGTGAAGAGTCGTTCACATTACATCACGCAAAGAGGCGGCGGACGTGGCGCGGTGCGCGAGTTATGTGAGTTGATCATGCAAGCACAAGGTACTTTAGACGCACAGATGGCACCATTTTTTGCTAAATAA
- a CDS encoding KpsF/GutQ family sugar-phosphate isomerase yields the protein MSPTLLQSDRGHAPKSSNQNATLQLARSVLAIEAHEITLLANRLDDSFEAAVKLILQCKGRVVVSGMGKSGHIGGKIAATLASTGTPAFFMHPAEASHGDLGMITDGDVVIALSNSGESDELLNILPTIKRLGAKVISITGAPNSTLAKESDVHLSAEVSQEACPLGLSPTASTTAALALGDALAVCVLDCRDFTAEDFARSHPGGSIGRKLLTRVKDVMRVGDAIPSVAEEAMLSVALTEMTQKGLGLTAVIDAENKPIGIFTDGDLRRAFANGTHANSAKITDVMHASPNTINVNQLAVEAVEMMEINKINGLLVIDDAGKLVGAFNMHDLLKAKVV from the coding sequence ATGTCACCTACATTACTGCAATCCGATCGCGGTCACGCGCCAAAATCATCTAATCAGAACGCTACTTTGCAATTAGCGCGTAGCGTATTGGCTATTGAGGCGCATGAAATTACGCTGTTAGCGAATCGCTTAGATGACAGTTTTGAAGCAGCAGTAAAGCTGATTTTACAATGCAAAGGTCGCGTTGTGGTGAGCGGTATGGGTAAATCTGGACACATTGGCGGCAAAATTGCAGCCACACTTGCCAGCACTGGCACACCAGCATTTTTTATGCACCCTGCAGAAGCCAGCCATGGCGATCTCGGTATGATTACCGATGGCGATGTGGTGATTGCATTATCTAATTCTGGCGAAAGCGATGAGTTATTAAATATTTTGCCCACCATTAAACGTTTAGGCGCAAAAGTAATCAGTATTACGGGTGCGCCAAATTCAACTTTGGCTAAAGAGTCCGATGTGCATTTAAGTGCAGAAGTGTCTCAAGAGGCCTGTCCATTGGGTTTGTCGCCAACCGCCAGTACAACAGCGGCCTTGGCGTTGGGTGATGCTTTAGCCGTCTGTGTACTAGATTGTCGCGATTTTACCGCTGAAGATTTTGCGCGTTCGCACCCTGGCGGCAGTATTGGACGCAAATTGCTGACACGTGTAAAAGATGTGATGCGCGTTGGTGATGCTATTCCAAGTGTTGCTGAAGAAGCAATGTTGTCCGTTGCGCTGACTGAAATGACACAAAAAGGACTGGGCTTAACTGCGGTGATTGATGCGGAAAATAAGCCTATTGGTATTTTTACCGATGGTGATTTACGCCGTGCTTTTGCCAATGGCACACATGCCAATAGCGCAAAAATAACGGATGTGATGCATGCCAGCCCGAATACGATTAACGTGAATCAACTAGCGGTAGAAGCGGTTGAGATGATGGAAATAAACAAGATTAATGGTCTGCTAGTGATTGACGATGCAGGGAAACTGGTTGGTGCATTTAATATGCACGATTTATTGAAAGCGAAAGTCGTTTAA
- a CDS encoding monovalent cation:proton antiporter family protein, giving the protein MFDSLPSLLLLLTSSVLAVALFRALRMPALLAYFFVGVLFGPYALNLLPDTESGRHIAEFGIVFLMFSIGLEFSLPQLYAMRKTLFGLGGAQVIITMGVAMLVGWLAGLSLPTAFVIGGALTMSSTAIVSKILIERVDLNSRHGRLSIGILLFQDLAVIPILVLIPALGAQSGDLGATLGWSFIKTVVLLFLLFKFGKTIVGYWFSVVARQHSRELFVMNVLMVTLLLAFATKLAGLSYALGAFIAGMLISETRYRYQVESDIASFRDILLGLFFISVGMLLDFHQLFNHIGLVLALLVGFVLFKGIVIAVLSRLFGFELGVGIRTGIVLAQAGEFSFVILALGLEQKLIGGDELQVVLAASLLSMVVAPFIIQYNGRIARKLVKSYTRKSGQVVDEIGSVAKNLSDHVIICGYGRSGQYLGRFLKEESIPFIALDIDPTRVHDAAAAGQHVVYGDASRRLVLEAAGGERAKALIVSYSDMRASLKVLHIVKENYPNLPVIVRTYDDADIDAFRDAGATEVVPEVLEGSLMLASHALVLLGIPLNRVVKRIRLFREERYKMFQGYFHGISDLSTEITESHQIRLHSVEATKGAFMINMPLRDIELRRFNVVLQHIRRPNMLEDISPRPDIVIDTGDILVLLGSPANLSGAEKFLLTGR; this is encoded by the coding sequence ATGTTTGATTCCTTACCCAGCCTATTGTTATTACTTACCAGCTCGGTTTTAGCTGTTGCGCTTTTTCGCGCGCTACGTATGCCAGCCCTATTAGCATATTTTTTCGTTGGCGTGCTATTCGGCCCATACGCATTAAATTTACTACCTGATACGGAAAGTGGCCGCCATATAGCCGAGTTTGGGATTGTATTTTTGATGTTCAGCATTGGTTTAGAATTTAGCCTGCCGCAACTTTATGCTATGCGCAAAACCCTGTTTGGTTTAGGTGGCGCGCAAGTCATCATTACCATGGGTGTTGCGATGTTGGTGGGTTGGCTAGCGGGTTTAAGTCTGCCAACTGCGTTTGTGATTGGCGGCGCATTAACCATGTCATCTACCGCAATCGTGTCTAAAATCTTAATCGAGCGCGTCGATTTAAACTCACGTCATGGTCGTTTAAGTATCGGTATTTTACTGTTTCAAGATTTAGCCGTTATTCCTATCTTGGTGCTTATTCCAGCGCTTGGGGCGCAATCCGGTGATTTAGGCGCAACGTTAGGTTGGTCGTTCATTAAAACCGTTGTGTTGTTGTTTTTATTGTTTAAATTTGGCAAAACCATTGTCGGTTATTGGTTTAGCGTAGTTGCACGGCAACATTCGCGCGAATTATTTGTGATGAACGTATTAATGGTCACGTTATTGTTGGCTTTTGCCACAAAATTGGCCGGATTATCTTACGCACTGGGTGCTTTTATCGCTGGCATGTTGATTTCTGAAACACGCTATCGTTATCAAGTGGAGTCAGACATTGCGTCTTTCCGCGACATATTGCTCGGTCTGTTTTTTATCAGCGTCGGCATGCTATTAGATTTTCACCAACTATTTAACCACATCGGTTTAGTGCTGGCATTACTGGTTGGATTCGTTTTATTTAAAGGCATAGTCATTGCCGTGTTAAGCCGATTGTTTGGTTTTGAACTCGGCGTTGGCATTCGTACAGGTATCGTTTTAGCGCAAGCGGGTGAATTTAGTTTCGTGATTTTAGCCTTAGGCTTAGAGCAAAAATTAATCGGCGGCGATGAGCTACAAGTGGTATTAGCCGCCTCACTTTTATCCATGGTCGTCGCACCGTTTATCATTCAATACAACGGACGTATCGCGCGCAAGCTGGTTAAAAGCTACACCCGTAAAAGCGGGCAAGTGGTCGACGAGATTGGTAGCGTCGCCAAAAATCTGAGTGATCATGTGATTATTTGCGGCTACGGCCGTAGCGGGCAATATTTAGGCCGCTTCTTAAAAGAAGAAAGCATCCCATTTATCGCATTGGATATTGATCCCACTCGCGTACACGATGCTGCAGCTGCAGGACAACATGTAGTGTATGGCGATGCCAGTCGTCGCCTTGTGCTAGAAGCCGCAGGTGGCGAGCGTGCTAAAGCGCTCATTGTCAGCTATTCTGATATGCGCGCCTCGTTAAAAGTGCTGCACATTGTTAAAGAAAATTATCCCAATTTACCAGTTATAGTGCGCACTTATGACGACGCAGACATTGACGCATTTAGAGATGCCGGCGCCACTGAAGTTGTACCTGAAGTGCTAGAAGGCAGCTTAATGCTGGCTTCGCACGCACTGGTATTGCTGGGCATTCCATTAAACCGCGTGGTTAAGCGCATTCGCTTATTCCGTGAAGAACGCTACAAAATGTTTCAAGGATATTTCCACGGCATTTCAGATCTTTCCACTGAAATCACTGAGTCGCATCAAATTAGACTACATTCGGTTGAAGCAACTAAAGGGGCTTTTATGATCAATATGCCACTCAGGGACATAGAGTTACGTCGGTTTAATGTCGTGTTACAACACATTCGCCGCCCTAATATGCTGGAAGATATTTCACCACGACCCGACATTGTGATTGATACAGGCGATATATTAGTATTGTTGGGCAGCCCTGCCAACTTGAGTGGCGCCGAAAAATTCCTGTTAACAGGCCGTTAA